From the genome of Methanorbis furvi, one region includes:
- a CDS encoding SLC13 family permease encodes MFPVAVAILAVVFLLIVVRRVGGVRLPIWAVMTGGAVAALLTGSISIPDAVASVNVQLIIFLFGVFVLGVAMERSGLLHTTSVAVFSKAKTRCQVMLWFIFLMAATSAFLMNDTAAIIGTPVALYCARHFGIPVTRMLVALAASVTFGSVMTPIGNPQVLLIAMSGGVPDAFVSFFVYLFVPAMVSLYVLYRLMIWRLPDGEELLKVGPDAKEPEDLKLERLVKLSLVLMLAVIGLRMVASMFGYELPMVTIAAAAALPLIIFSRRRVELVRGIDWSTLVFFVSMFVLMAAVWNTGVIQSLLPESFTTSMPMLFVVSLLVPQLVSNVPYVALVLPVLEAAGAPMSMYLTLAAGSTVSGGLTILGAASSVIIIQNAEKRGQTMTFWQYFRVGVPLTIVSATVFILWIWMVSSL; translated from the coding sequence ATGTTTCCGGTTGCAGTTGCAATTCTTGCAGTTGTTTTTTTGCTGATTGTGGTCCGCCGCGTGGGAGGAGTCAGGCTCCCCATCTGGGCGGTGATGACAGGCGGCGCTGTTGCAGCACTTTTGACCGGATCGATCAGTATTCCTGATGCGGTTGCGTCGGTGAATGTGCAGCTGATCATATTTTTGTTCGGGGTGTTTGTTCTGGGGGTTGCTATGGAGCGGTCCGGACTTTTGCACACGACATCGGTTGCGGTATTTTCAAAGGCGAAGACCCGTTGTCAGGTGATGCTGTGGTTTATTTTTCTGATGGCGGCAACGTCGGCGTTTCTGATGAATGATACGGCGGCAATTATCGGGACGCCAGTGGCGTTATACTGTGCGAGGCATTTTGGGATTCCGGTGACAAGGATGCTGGTGGCTCTTGCAGCGTCGGTGACGTTCGGCAGTGTGATGACGCCGATCGGAAACCCGCAGGTGCTGCTGATAGCAATGTCAGGAGGGGTCCCTGATGCGTTTGTGAGTTTTTTCGTCTATCTGTTCGTTCCGGCGATGGTGAGTCTGTATGTCCTTTACCGGCTGATGATCTGGCGGCTGCCGGATGGTGAGGAGCTGTTGAAGGTTGGTCCTGATGCAAAGGAGCCGGAGGATCTGAAGCTGGAGAGGCTGGTGAAGCTGTCGCTTGTGCTTATGCTTGCAGTTATCGGTCTGCGGATGGTTGCGTCAATGTTTGGTTACGAGCTTCCAATGGTGACGATCGCAGCTGCTGCCGCACTGCCGCTGATTATTTTTTCAAGGAGAAGGGTTGAGCTGGTGCGGGGTATTGACTGGAGCACGCTGGTGTTTTTTGTGTCGATGTTTGTTCTGATGGCTGCGGTATGGAACACTGGGGTGATTCAGTCGCTTTTGCCTGAGTCGTTTACGACGTCAATGCCGATGCTGTTTGTGGTGAGCCTTTTGGTGCCGCAGCTGGTGTCAAATGTGCCGTATGTGGCGCTGGTTCTGCCGGTGCTGGAGGCTGCGGGGGCGCCGATGTCGATGTATCTGACGCTTGCTGCGGGAAGTACGGTGTCAGGGGGACTGACGATTCTTGGTGCGGCAAGTTCGGTGATTATTATTCAGAATGCGGAGAAGCGCGGCCAGACGATGACTTTCTGGCAGTATTTCAGGGTGGGGGTCCCGCTGACGATTGTGTCTGCGACGGTGTTTATTCTGTGGATATGGATGGTGTCGTCGTTGTGA
- a CDS encoding PD-(D/E)XK nuclease family protein, whose product MFAPNRYGLPKTIPDDLIAAYLCEQKADPANAWMILPVNRLAETTKNQIIQENGSCIPSRITTIPEFAKTVSAAVYPNIRILSSIEQTLIFSEIIGKNQRMLNIFPEKKTGLAAVENLVTLYNTLRYRRAQLPKGNEKLAAIASVFEEYETFLKQKLAADAVRTLELAADAVRDGKFSIKYAVLFGHYAPKELETDLLNAVKACAQNGVEFVPHAENTKIFPVRKNLEESEHHEFAETVFQKLSLSPNLPIKKIGVFSSRSAELSAIAEEICRLMETGVSPGDIAILTPEVPLYAELAGELFPDFSAGGSTLKFESSIGYPLFRSPAVAAVFSLLKTVIGNYQTEEMTTLFSYPHFFWKENTISSRDLLWLSQAAEITGGKHQWLTYPEKLKSRLNRKMEDFDTPAPEKAELAAKAAKIDAIKEKLERIFALLAPLNDGKKTAEEYIEELRKVLAQLEFPGKERNEAETNASAVKSFEEVLLSIDYAETLIRSEKISAGKFYSMLFSFVKSAQTTPSSPAESEECVKIYGFRETVHQKIPHVFLAGLTADVLPRVHPRLPFLTMAETLEAKTQTYEETLREERYAFLSALLTAEKSLYLSAPTTDEGKAKIPSAWLKMFDLPDAAWETKELRHSNAWLSMHAGKLMAENSWETDLDTSRLPDLIDAARRTGVEVVSRAGAPTTEYDAVFSDDQFTDRYRSSVCFSVTELERYAACPFRWYTELHLRLAAHPDPKGDDTPELGVVIHKTMYRMIAESQFFPPTKETRESATADLMRIAAEEFDQAGLATPRWQSLKDRYIGTPRYPGRLVEVIDREIDAANSGYLTPKEMLEFSFSMEDGPGIPLPNGDELRLEGRVDRIGVRGSEFVVTDYKTGKVKTAGDIKTGKSLQLPLYLAAIRHLRPDLRQAGGSYYQISAKSVLETYPLKDSGDYYVSLALEFAAAYRNGMQRGVCAPVYNKTECSFCKERFICRFTELRSLGGGEE is encoded by the coding sequence ATGTTTGCTCCGAATCGCTACGGTCTGCCGAAAACCATACCAGACGACCTTATCGCAGCATACCTTTGCGAACAAAAAGCAGATCCGGCAAACGCATGGATGATTTTGCCGGTAAACCGGCTCGCAGAAACAACAAAAAACCAGATCATACAAGAAAACGGATCCTGCATACCATCCCGCATCACAACCATTCCTGAGTTTGCAAAAACCGTTTCGGCCGCAGTTTATCCAAACATCAGAATCCTTTCATCGATCGAACAGACACTGATATTTTCTGAAATCATTGGAAAAAATCAGCGGATGCTCAACATATTTCCTGAGAAAAAGACCGGACTTGCAGCAGTAGAAAACCTCGTCACCCTCTACAACACCCTCCGCTACCGGCGCGCGCAGCTCCCGAAAGGAAATGAAAAACTTGCGGCCATCGCCTCGGTGTTTGAGGAGTACGAAACATTCCTGAAACAGAAACTGGCAGCGGATGCAGTCCGCACCCTTGAACTCGCAGCAGACGCTGTGCGCGACGGAAAATTCTCAATAAAATATGCAGTACTGTTTGGCCACTATGCACCAAAAGAGCTGGAAACAGATCTCCTGAATGCAGTAAAAGCATGCGCGCAAAACGGAGTGGAGTTTGTTCCCCATGCAGAAAACACCAAAATATTTCCTGTGCGAAAAAATCTCGAAGAGAGCGAACACCACGAGTTCGCAGAAACAGTATTTCAGAAACTCTCCCTGTCGCCAAACCTCCCGATCAAAAAGATCGGTGTGTTTTCAAGCAGGTCGGCTGAACTCTCGGCAATCGCAGAAGAGATATGCCGCTTAATGGAAACAGGAGTCAGCCCCGGAGACATCGCAATCCTCACGCCTGAAGTGCCGCTCTATGCAGAACTTGCCGGAGAACTGTTCCCGGATTTTTCTGCGGGGGGCAGCACACTGAAATTTGAAAGCTCTATCGGCTACCCCCTGTTCCGGTCTCCCGCAGTAGCCGCGGTGTTTTCCCTGCTGAAAACCGTGATCGGAAACTACCAAACTGAAGAGATGACAACACTCTTTTCCTACCCGCACTTTTTCTGGAAGGAAAACACCATCTCATCCCGCGACCTGCTCTGGCTATCTCAGGCAGCAGAGATCACCGGCGGAAAACACCAGTGGCTGACATATCCGGAAAAACTGAAAAGCCGGCTGAATCGAAAAATGGAGGATTTTGACACTCCTGCGCCGGAAAAAGCAGAGCTTGCGGCAAAGGCAGCAAAAATAGATGCAATCAAAGAAAAACTTGAGCGGATTTTTGCTCTCCTCGCTCCCTTGAACGACGGAAAAAAAACCGCAGAAGAGTATATCGAAGAACTTCGAAAGGTGCTTGCACAGCTTGAGTTCCCCGGAAAAGAGAGGAACGAGGCTGAAACGAATGCTTCGGCAGTGAAAAGTTTTGAAGAAGTACTTCTATCAATTGACTATGCAGAAACTCTCATCCGCAGCGAAAAAATATCTGCCGGAAAATTTTACTCGATGCTGTTTTCCTTTGTCAAGTCCGCACAAACCACCCCTTCATCACCCGCTGAAAGTGAAGAATGCGTGAAAATTTACGGATTCCGCGAGACCGTTCATCAGAAAATTCCGCACGTGTTCCTTGCAGGACTCACCGCCGACGTTCTCCCCCGCGTGCATCCGCGGCTGCCGTTTCTGACGATGGCAGAAACTCTGGAAGCAAAGACCCAGACTTATGAAGAAACGCTCCGTGAAGAGCGGTACGCATTTTTGTCAGCACTGCTCACCGCAGAAAAATCCCTCTACCTCTCCGCACCAACAACAGACGAAGGCAAAGCAAAAATTCCGTCCGCATGGCTGAAAATGTTTGACCTGCCGGACGCTGCATGGGAAACAAAAGAGCTGCGGCATTCAAATGCATGGCTGTCGATGCATGCAGGAAAACTAATGGCAGAAAACAGCTGGGAAACGGATCTGGACACAAGCCGGCTGCCGGACCTGATCGACGCCGCACGAAGGACCGGAGTCGAGGTTGTCAGCCGTGCCGGAGCGCCGACAACAGAGTACGACGCAGTATTTAGTGATGACCAGTTTACCGACCGGTACAGAAGCTCGGTCTGTTTCTCGGTAACCGAACTTGAGCGGTACGCCGCATGTCCCTTCCGCTGGTATACAGAGCTCCACCTGCGACTCGCAGCTCACCCTGATCCAAAGGGTGACGATACTCCTGAACTGGGAGTGGTCATTCACAAAACCATGTACCGGATGATTGCAGAGTCGCAGTTTTTTCCGCCGACAAAAGAGACCCGCGAGTCTGCAACCGCGGATCTTATGAGAATTGCCGCAGAAGAGTTTGATCAGGCCGGCCTTGCAACCCCGAGATGGCAGAGCCTGAAAGACCGATACATAGGAACTCCCAGATATCCGGGAAGGCTCGTTGAAGTTATCGACAGAGAAATTGACGCTGCAAACTCAGGATACCTCACACCCAAAGAGATGCTGGAGTTTTCATTTTCGATGGAGGATGGACCAGGCATACCTCTGCCAAACGGTGATGAACTCAGGCTGGAAGGAAGGGTTGACCGGATCGGAGTGCGGGGCAGCGAGTTTGTGGTGACCGATTACAAAACCGGCAAGGTGAAAACAGCTGGTGATATCAAAACAGGAAAATCCCTTCAGCTCCCCTTGTACCTCGCCGCAATCAGACATCTCAGACCGGATTTGCGGCAGGCAGGCGGCAGTTACTATCAGATATCGGCAAAATCGGTCTTGGAAACCTATCCGCTGAAGGATTCAGGCGACTATTATGTTTCGCTCGCACTTGAGTTCGCCGCAGCATACCGAAACGGAATGCAAAGAGGAGTCTGTGCACCGGTCTACAACAAAACCGAATGCTCCTTTTGCAAGGAGAGGTTCATCTGCAGATTTACCGAACTCAGATCACTCGGCGGAGGTGAAGAGTAG
- the albA gene encoding DNA-binding protein Alba: MDNIVLIGNKPVMNYVLAVVTQFNADNAEVIVKARGKAIVRAVDTTEIVVRQFLPNVVKRSVTTSTDQVETDNGPSNVSCIEIILAKS, from the coding sequence ATGGATAATATAGTCCTGATTGGAAACAAGCCGGTGATGAACTACGTGCTTGCCGTGGTGACCCAGTTCAACGCCGACAACGCCGAGGTGATTGTAAAAGCACGCGGCAAGGCCATTGTTCGCGCAGTGGACACGACGGAGATTGTGGTCCGCCAGTTTCTTCCGAATGTGGTCAAGCGGAGTGTAACCACCTCCACTGATCAGGTTGAAACCGACAATGGTCCGTCAAACGTTTCGTGTATTGAAATAATTCTGGCAAAATCCTGA
- the asd gene encoding aspartate-semialdehyde dehydrogenase: protein MVNVGILGATGAVGQRFVQLLADHPWFSLTTLTASDRSAGKTYGSVVNWRLDSPFPDSVNDLVVSPTTVDAVKDCDIVFSALPAEIATTLESEIADAGVGVFSNASSHRMATDVPLMIAEVNPEHAALIDIQKKNHNRDGFIVTNPNCSTIMLATALAPLMQFPFKSIQVATLQAISGAGFDGVPAFGIYDNVIPYIGSEEEKIAREANKILGTFNGAKITDAPFTVSASCNRVAVIDGHTLNVWIDLAATPAEVVEAFKSWQPPFSGLPTQPAKTVQYLEQTDRPQPRLDRNRGNGMTVSVGRVRDGIRFVAMGHNTIRGAAGASVLNAELLHTKKYF from the coding sequence ATGGTTAATGTTGGTATCCTTGGAGCCACAGGCGCAGTTGGTCAGCGCTTCGTGCAGCTTCTGGCAGACCATCCGTGGTTTTCCCTGACGACACTGACGGCATCGGACCGGTCAGCCGGAAAAACCTACGGCTCAGTGGTCAACTGGCGGCTTGACTCTCCCTTCCCTGACTCGGTAAACGACCTCGTCGTCTCTCCGACGACAGTTGACGCAGTAAAAGACTGTGACATCGTCTTTTCCGCACTGCCGGCAGAGATTGCAACCACACTTGAGTCTGAAATCGCAGACGCAGGTGTTGGCGTCTTCAGCAACGCAAGCTCTCACCGCATGGCAACAGACGTCCCGCTGATGATTGCAGAAGTCAACCCGGAACATGCCGCACTGATTGACATCCAGAAAAAGAATCACAACCGCGACGGATTCATTGTCACCAACCCGAACTGCTCAACAATCATGCTTGCAACCGCACTCGCACCGCTGATGCAGTTCCCCTTCAAAAGCATACAGGTGGCAACCCTTCAGGCAATCTCCGGCGCAGGCTTTGACGGAGTCCCCGCATTTGGCATCTACGACAACGTCATCCCGTACATCGGATCTGAAGAAGAAAAAATCGCACGCGAAGCAAACAAAATTCTCGGAACATTTAACGGCGCAAAAATAACCGACGCCCCGTTTACCGTGTCCGCATCCTGCAACCGCGTCGCAGTAATCGACGGCCACACACTCAACGTCTGGATCGACCTCGCAGCAACTCCTGCCGAAGTTGTTGAAGCATTCAAGTCCTGGCAACCGCCGTTCTCCGGCCTCCCCACCCAGCCGGCAAAAACCGTCCAGTACCTTGAACAGACAGACAGACCGCAGCCGCGCCTTGACAGAAACCGCGGCAACGGCATGACAGTCTCTGTCGGGCGCGTCCGTGACGGCATCAGATTCGTGGCAATGGGTCACAACACCATCCGCGGCGCTGCCGGCGCATCGGTCCTGAATGCAGAGCTGCTGCATACCAAGAAATATTTCTGA
- a CDS encoding FprA family A-type flavoprotein — MLQAVKIKDGVYWVGAIDWNLRDYHGYTLPGTTYNAYLVIGEKVALIDGTYPGHEWQLIERIESVLPLEKIDYIVANHIEIDHSGSLPLFSKKLPKVPIYMTEIAKKGFARHFDTSAWNIHTIKNLENLSLGGGKTLTFLEAPFLHWPDSMFTYLGEDKILFPNDAFGQHVASSERFDDELGIDIAMEHAAKFVANLIVPLSPKVLKKLGEVTELGVPIEMIAPSHGIIWRSHAADIINAYVNWANGVAKNKITIVYDTMHYSTGIAAQYIAEGAITEGVEVKFDLLKDGRYEGVHRSDVVRDILDSKAVIVGSPTLEDYPLPTVAGFLYYLMGIRPGKQTQKKIGFAFGSNGGKGGAPKVITELLEKAGIQIWHEPVEFTYRPDQQDKEKFFKLGQEIAKEIKKMP, encoded by the coding sequence ATGTTGCAAGCAGTAAAAATCAAAGACGGCGTCTACTGGGTAGGAGCTATTGACTGGAATCTTCGTGACTACCACGGCTATACTCTTCCGGGAACCACCTACAACGCGTACCTCGTTATCGGAGAAAAGGTTGCACTGATTGACGGAACCTACCCGGGTCATGAGTGGCAGCTTATCGAACGAATTGAGTCCGTTTTGCCGCTGGAAAAAATCGATTACATCGTGGCAAACCATATCGAGATTGATCACTCAGGCTCCCTCCCGCTCTTTTCCAAGAAACTGCCAAAAGTTCCGATCTACATGACCGAGATCGCGAAGAAAGGATTTGCGCGCCACTTTGACACCAGCGCATGGAACATTCACACCATCAAAAATCTGGAAAACCTTTCGCTTGGCGGCGGCAAGACCCTGACCTTCCTTGAGGCCCCGTTCCTCCACTGGCCTGACTCGATGTTCACCTATCTTGGTGAGGACAAGATTCTCTTCCCGAACGATGCGTTCGGCCAGCATGTTGCATCCAGTGAGCGTTTCGATGATGAGCTCGGTATTGATATTGCGATGGAGCATGCGGCAAAGTTTGTTGCAAACCTGATTGTTCCGCTCTCTCCAAAAGTTCTCAAGAAACTTGGCGAGGTCACCGAGCTTGGTGTGCCGATTGAGATGATCGCACCTTCGCACGGAATTATCTGGAGAAGCCATGCAGCAGATATCATCAACGCCTATGTCAACTGGGCGAACGGTGTTGCCAAAAATAAGATCACAATCGTGTATGACACGATGCACTACTCAACCGGCATTGCCGCTCAGTACATTGCCGAGGGCGCGATCACTGAAGGTGTTGAGGTCAAGTTCGATCTCTTAAAGGACGGACGGTATGAAGGAGTTCACCGCTCGGATGTCGTCCGCGACATTCTTGACTCAAAGGCGGTCATTGTCGGTTCCCCGACTCTGGAGGATTATCCGCTGCCGACAGTTGCCGGATTCCTCTACTATCTGATGGGAATCAGACCAGGTAAGCAGACGCAGAAAAAAATCGGGTTTGCGTTCGGCTCCAACGGCGGAAAAGGCGGTGCGCCAAAAGTCATCACTGAACTTCTGGAAAAAGCCGGCATTCAGATCTGGCATGAGCCGGTAGAGTTCACTTACCGCCCGGATCAGCAGGACAAGGAGAAGTTCTTCAAGCTTGGTCAGGAGATCGCAAAAGAGATCAAAAAGATGCCGTAA
- a CDS encoding UvrD-helicase domain-containing protein: MVELTKRQKEALSIGKSLCVTAGAGTGKTFLLSRRYQVLLSYLRETTGSASVSDILALTFTEKAAAEMRERIESDIRGLAETAGKTEEYLFWTEILDEFFRASITTFHGFCAAVLREFALDAEIDPGFEILDEMEKQVMTTTSIRNVLMRPPEFLYDDAALLFTDVAAPEKIVAELLPQYVEFRKFFPTNADEKKFCINEWRKLMSEAIRHKQEIFFADPSTKKSISELKTLAKSYGRADDTGGKYLREICDALNYLNIDADEDQFCAAVAAIKAANGTKTGKTLGSKKEFGDDLIRFRDSFVTLRKACDTFPDGWSHLPREGDSFTEESVNVIAALGRVTGEVYARYQREKQQRNALDFEDLIRLAGELTRNEQVQKVLRKRYSYILVDEVQDTDPAQSALIWRIVGSLDPSNDSVFLVGDPKQSIYAFRNADICEVNAMQEKISAACNTEPIALNVSFRSTKEILGVVNYLFAKLFAKSAEAWDVGYDPIKVSPPRACDTGTVQILETIPDDSAPPRVLEARMISAKILEMIRSGVLVRDGSELRPARFGDVAILLETRNTQALIEHALREAGVPYSIYKSQGFYRSQEITDIMLLLSVVTGMGDDIAIYGVLRSPYFGISDAELCITGGGSYYGRVSRYAKEHPESQIARAMIQIRRWQSFSMQEAVPEFLRRVFREAGMYAVYGGMPDGRFILANLEKLIGLARTQTRKRSLPLPEFVRMLATGAEEEVSESEAQVDLLDGDAVRIMTVHASKGLEFPVVVLANLDRNTSPTGTGLVLDKMFGVGLSIRMHGEGERPADTFVRMFTKEMRRAKEIAERKRLFYVAMTRAKDHLVLSYVKEKSFPRENSRAEWLSEYLLPKEEVQSFTISVDEMEIEISVTSGTAYQAEECRDVCCPAPPAAYSYAAPEEEEVVRRRRRPASATAMNRTDADEPATPKALYGTVLHGVFQGQDASMLCRKYRLDASVEKQIRDAYAQFLQSALMQNVSEEFCELPFSVEIAGREFTGVIDRLVRYRDGSLRVIDYKSGRMSATDEETLARYQRQVSLYAAAVERLFSVRPLACVYFSHDAGVLEVDVSDEREAEMFGE, translated from the coding sequence ATGGTGGAACTGACCAAACGACAAAAAGAGGCGCTTTCTATCGGAAAAAGTCTCTGCGTAACTGCGGGAGCGGGGACCGGCAAAACATTTCTGTTGAGCAGACGCTATCAGGTGCTGCTCTCTTACCTTCGGGAAACAACAGGGTCGGCAAGTGTTTCAGATATTTTGGCGCTGACGTTTACCGAAAAAGCTGCGGCAGAGATGCGGGAGAGGATTGAGTCCGATATCCGCGGTCTTGCAGAGACCGCAGGGAAAACGGAAGAGTATTTGTTCTGGACAGAAATTCTTGACGAGTTTTTCCGCGCATCGATCACCACCTTTCACGGATTCTGTGCCGCGGTTCTGCGGGAGTTTGCTCTCGACGCAGAGATTGATCCAGGGTTTGAGATTTTGGATGAGATGGAAAAGCAGGTGATGACCACAACCTCCATCAGAAATGTTCTGATGCGGCCACCGGAGTTTTTGTATGATGATGCGGCGCTGCTGTTCACTGATGTTGCAGCACCGGAGAAAATTGTCGCAGAACTTTTGCCGCAGTATGTTGAGTTCAGAAAATTTTTCCCAACAAATGCTGACGAAAAAAAATTCTGCATCAATGAGTGGCGGAAACTGATGAGTGAGGCCATCAGACACAAGCAGGAAATTTTTTTCGCTGACCCTTCCACAAAAAAATCGATCAGTGAACTGAAAACTCTCGCCAAAAGTTACGGCAGGGCTGACGACACCGGAGGAAAATATCTCAGAGAGATTTGCGATGCGCTGAATTATCTGAACATTGACGCGGATGAAGATCAGTTTTGTGCGGCGGTCGCAGCGATCAAGGCAGCGAACGGGACAAAAACCGGAAAAACTCTCGGCAGCAAAAAAGAGTTCGGCGACGATCTCATCAGGTTCCGCGACTCGTTTGTGACTCTGAGAAAAGCCTGCGACACATTCCCGGACGGCTGGTCACACCTTCCAAGAGAAGGAGACTCGTTCACCGAAGAAAGTGTGAACGTTATTGCAGCTCTCGGCCGCGTGACAGGCGAGGTGTATGCAAGGTATCAGCGGGAAAAACAGCAGAGAAATGCTCTTGACTTTGAGGATCTGATCAGGCTTGCAGGGGAGCTCACCAGAAATGAACAGGTGCAAAAAGTACTGAGGAAACGATATTCATACATTCTGGTGGACGAGGTGCAGGACACCGATCCTGCGCAGTCCGCTCTTATCTGGCGGATTGTCGGCTCTCTTGATCCGTCCAACGACTCGGTGTTTTTAGTCGGAGATCCAAAACAGTCGATCTATGCGTTCCGCAACGCAGACATCTGCGAGGTAAACGCGATGCAGGAGAAGATCTCCGCCGCCTGCAATACAGAGCCGATTGCACTCAACGTAAGTTTCCGCAGCACAAAGGAGATTCTTGGTGTCGTGAACTATCTGTTTGCAAAACTGTTTGCAAAATCCGCAGAGGCATGGGATGTTGGGTATGATCCAATCAAAGTGTCTCCGCCGCGTGCCTGCGACACGGGGACGGTGCAGATTCTTGAGACGATTCCTGACGACTCAGCGCCGCCAAGAGTTCTTGAAGCACGGATGATCTCAGCAAAAATTCTGGAGATGATCAGATCCGGCGTGTTGGTTCGCGACGGAAGCGAGCTGCGGCCTGCGCGGTTTGGGGATGTGGCAATTCTTTTGGAGACAAGAAACACGCAGGCTTTGATCGAGCATGCCCTGCGGGAGGCAGGAGTTCCTTACAGCATCTACAAGAGTCAGGGATTTTACCGGTCACAGGAGATCACTGATATAATGCTGCTTTTGTCGGTGGTTACCGGAATGGGTGACGACATTGCGATCTACGGCGTGCTCCGCTCTCCGTACTTTGGAATCTCGGATGCAGAGCTCTGTATCACCGGCGGCGGCAGTTACTACGGCAGGGTCAGCAGGTATGCAAAGGAACATCCTGAGTCGCAAATTGCCAGGGCAATGATACAGATTCGCCGGTGGCAGAGTTTTTCGATGCAAGAAGCGGTACCTGAATTTTTGCGGCGGGTTTTCCGCGAGGCAGGAATGTATGCGGTGTATGGAGGGATGCCGGACGGCAGATTTATTCTTGCAAATCTTGAGAAACTGATCGGGCTTGCCAGGACTCAGACCCGGAAACGGTCGCTGCCGCTCCCTGAGTTTGTGCGGATGCTTGCGACCGGTGCAGAGGAGGAGGTCAGCGAGAGCGAGGCGCAGGTTGATCTTTTGGATGGAGATGCGGTACGGATTATGACGGTCCATGCTTCAAAGGGTCTTGAGTTTCCGGTGGTGGTCCTGGCAAATCTTGACAGAAACACATCCCCGACCGGTACCGGACTGGTGCTTGATAAAATGTTCGGGGTCGGGCTTTCGATACGGATGCACGGCGAGGGGGAGAGACCTGCGGATACGTTTGTGCGGATGTTTACCAAGGAGATGCGGAGAGCAAAAGAGATCGCCGAACGGAAACGGTTGTTCTATGTTGCAATGACGCGGGCGAAGGATCATCTGGTTTTGTCGTACGTGAAAGAGAAGAGTTTCCCGCGGGAAAACAGCAGGGCGGAGTGGTTGTCTGAGTACCTGCTTCCCAAAGAGGAGGTGCAGTCATTTACGATTTCTGTTGATGAGATGGAGATTGAAATCTCCGTGACTTCGGGAACTGCGTATCAAGCGGAGGAGTGCAGGGATGTCTGTTGTCCTGCCCCTCCTGCGGCGTATTCGTATGCGGCGCCTGAGGAGGAGGAGGTTGTAAGGCGAAGAAGGCGGCCAGCTTCTGCAACAGCAATGAATCGCACGGATGCAGACGAGCCAGCAACACCTAAAGCTCTCTACGGTACTGTTTTACATGGTGTGTTTCAGGGGCAGGATGCGTCGATGCTGTGCAGAAAGTACCGGCTGGATGCTTCTGTTGAGAAACAGATCAGGGATGCGTATGCACAGTTTTTGCAGTCTGCACTTATGCAGAATGTATCTGAGGAGTTCTGCGAGCTGCCGTTTTCAGTGGAAATTGCGGGTAGAGAGTTTACCGGAGTTATCGACCGGCTTGTCAGATATAGGGATGGAAGTCTGCGGGTGATCGATTACAAATCTGGCAGGATGAGTGCAACGGACGAAGAGACGCTTGCGCGGTATCAAAGACAGGTTTCTTTGTATGCAGCTGCGGTGGAGCGGCTGTTTTCGGTGCGGCCGCTCGCATGTGTGTACTTCTCGCATGATGCGGGGGTCTTGGAGGTTGATGTTTCTGATGAGAGGGAGGCGGAGATGTTTGGGGAGTAG